A genomic stretch from Theobroma cacao cultivar B97-61/B2 chromosome 4, Criollo_cocoa_genome_V2, whole genome shotgun sequence includes:
- the LOC18603380 gene encoding probable protein phosphatase 2C 35 isoform X1, with amino-acid sequence MGCVHGKCCSKYPSSSDGDSDHHREMRPYINKHILTQRSLELVPVPSHNFNLQYSILTQHGYYPDTVERENQDSFCVKIQVQGNPNVHFFGVFDGHGQYGAQCSNFVKDRLVEILSNDPTLLDDPLKAYTSAFLATNSELHDSEIDDTMSGTTAITVLVVGDTLYVANVGDSRAVIARKDGNQILAEDLSQDQTPFRKDEYDRVKLCGARVLSVDQVEGLKDPNIQNWGDEESQGGDPPRLWVPNGMYPGTAFTRSVGDGTAEKIGVIAVPEVSIVQLTPDHQFFVVASDGVFEFLRSQIVVNMAAAYTDPRDACAAIAGESYKLWLENENRTDDITIIIVQIKDLSNMGAGATDSGIDYRPMIMRSVKGTHDMSSVSESETYASVRSGLSDIQQSCQHSISMNRSAAIVVPSPMRQRPLQLVGHSSYGCGLA; translated from the exons ATGGGTTGTGTTCATGGAAAGTGTTGTAGTaaatacccatcatcatcagatGGTGATTCAGATCACCATAGAGAAATGAGGCCTTACATTAACAAACACATTCTTACACAAAGGTCATTGGAGTTAGTTCCTGTTCCATCTCACAACTTTAATTTGCAGTACTCAATCTTAACTCAGCATGGTTATTATCCAGACACAGTTGAGAGGGAAAACCAAGATAGTTTCTGTGTGAAAATACAGGTTCAAGGTAACCCAAATGTTCATTTCTTTGGTGTATTTGATGGACATGGTCAATATGGTGCTCAATGTTCAAACTTTGTCAAGGATAGACTTGTGGAGATATTATCTAATGATCCCACATTGTTGGATGATCCTTTAAAAGCTTATACTTCAGCATTTTTAGCTACAAATTCTGAGTTACATGATAGTGAGATTGATGATACTATGAGTGGTACCACGGCGATAACTGTCCTTGTTGTTGGAGATACTCTTTATGTTGCTAATGTGGGTGATTCAAGAGCTGTGATTGCTCGCAAGGATGGAAATCAAATTTTGGCTGAGGATTTATCCCAGGATCAAACACCATTTAGGAAAGATGAATATGATAGGGTTAAGCTTTGTGGGGCCAGGGTTTTGAGTGTTGATCAAGTGGAAGGTCTTAAAGACCCTAATATTCAAAATTGGGGTGATGAAGAAAGTCAAGGTGGTGATCCTCCAAGGTTGTGGGTTCCGAATGGGATGTATCCGGGTACTGCATTTACAAGGAGTGTAGGAGATGGTACAGCAGAGAAGATTGGTGTGATTGCTGTTCCGGAGGTGTCAATTGTTCAGCTTACACCTGATCATCAATTCTTTGTTGTTGCAAGTGATGGAGTTTTCGAGTTTCTCCGTAGCCAAATTGTTGTCAACATG GCAGCAGCATACACAGATCCCCGGGATGCATGTGCTGCAATTGCTGGAGAATCCTACAAACTATGGTTGGAGAATGAAAATCGGACTGATGATATCAcaatcatcattgtacagatTAAAGACTTGTCTAAT ATGGGTGCTGGTGCCACAGATAGTGGAATAGATTACAGGCCAATGATTATGAGGTCAGTCAAGGGAACTCATGATATGTCCAGTGTCTCTGAGTCAGAAACCTATGCTTCAGTAAGAAGTGGTTTGTCAGATATACAGCAGTCTTGCCAACATAGTATTTCAATGAATCGAAGTGCAGCTATCGTTGTTCCATCACCAATGCGTCAGAGGCCTTTGCAATTGGTTGGTCACTCAAGCTATG GATGTGGGTTAGCTTAA
- the LOC18603380 gene encoding probable protein phosphatase 2C 35 isoform X2: MGCVHGKCCSKYPSSSDGDSDHHREMRPYINKHILTQRSLELVPVPSHNFNLQYSILTQHGYYPDTVERENQDSFCVKIQVQGNPNVHFFGVFDGHGQYGAQCSNFVKDRLVEILSNDPTLLDDPLKAYTSAFLATNSELHDSEIDDTMSGTTAITVLVVGDTLYVANVGDSRAVIARKDGNQILAEDLSQDQTPFRKDEYDRVKLCGARVLSVDQVEGLKDPNIQNWGDEESQGGDPPRLWVPNGMYPGTAFTRSVGDGTAEKIGVIAVPEVSIVQLTPDHQFFVVASDGVFEFLRSQIVVNMAAAYTDPRDACAAIAGESYKLWLENENRTDDITIIIVQIKDLSNMGAGATDSGIDYRPMIMRSVKGTHDMSSVSESETYASVRSGLSDIQQSCQHSISMNRSAAIVVPSPMRQRPLQLDVG, from the exons ATGGGTTGTGTTCATGGAAAGTGTTGTAGTaaatacccatcatcatcagatGGTGATTCAGATCACCATAGAGAAATGAGGCCTTACATTAACAAACACATTCTTACACAAAGGTCATTGGAGTTAGTTCCTGTTCCATCTCACAACTTTAATTTGCAGTACTCAATCTTAACTCAGCATGGTTATTATCCAGACACAGTTGAGAGGGAAAACCAAGATAGTTTCTGTGTGAAAATACAGGTTCAAGGTAACCCAAATGTTCATTTCTTTGGTGTATTTGATGGACATGGTCAATATGGTGCTCAATGTTCAAACTTTGTCAAGGATAGACTTGTGGAGATATTATCTAATGATCCCACATTGTTGGATGATCCTTTAAAAGCTTATACTTCAGCATTTTTAGCTACAAATTCTGAGTTACATGATAGTGAGATTGATGATACTATGAGTGGTACCACGGCGATAACTGTCCTTGTTGTTGGAGATACTCTTTATGTTGCTAATGTGGGTGATTCAAGAGCTGTGATTGCTCGCAAGGATGGAAATCAAATTTTGGCTGAGGATTTATCCCAGGATCAAACACCATTTAGGAAAGATGAATATGATAGGGTTAAGCTTTGTGGGGCCAGGGTTTTGAGTGTTGATCAAGTGGAAGGTCTTAAAGACCCTAATATTCAAAATTGGGGTGATGAAGAAAGTCAAGGTGGTGATCCTCCAAGGTTGTGGGTTCCGAATGGGATGTATCCGGGTACTGCATTTACAAGGAGTGTAGGAGATGGTACAGCAGAGAAGATTGGTGTGATTGCTGTTCCGGAGGTGTCAATTGTTCAGCTTACACCTGATCATCAATTCTTTGTTGTTGCAAGTGATGGAGTTTTCGAGTTTCTCCGTAGCCAAATTGTTGTCAACATG GCAGCAGCATACACAGATCCCCGGGATGCATGTGCTGCAATTGCTGGAGAATCCTACAAACTATGGTTGGAGAATGAAAATCGGACTGATGATATCAcaatcatcattgtacagatTAAAGACTTGTCTAAT ATGGGTGCTGGTGCCACAGATAGTGGAATAGATTACAGGCCAATGATTATGAGGTCAGTCAAGGGAACTCATGATATGTCCAGTGTCTCTGAGTCAGAAACCTATGCTTCAGTAAGAAGTGGTTTGTCAGATATACAGCAGTCTTGCCAACATAGTATTTCAATGAATCGAAGTGCAGCTATCGTTGTTCCATCACCAATGCGTCAGAGGCCTTTGCAATTG GATGTGGGTTAG
- the LOC18603380 gene encoding probable protein phosphatase 2C 35 isoform X3: protein MGCVHGKCCSKYPSSSDGDSDHHREMRPYINKHILTQRSLELVPVPSHNFNLQYSILTQHGYYPDTVERENQDSFCVKIQVQGNPNVHFFGVFDGHGQYGAQCSNFVKDRLVEILSNDPTLLDDPLKAYTSAFLATNSELHDSEIDDTMSGTTAITVLVVGDTLYVANVGDSRAVIARKDGNQILAEDLSQDQTPFRKDEYDRVKLCGARVLSVDQVEGLKDPNIQNWGDEESQGGDPPRLWVPNGMYPGTAFTRSVGDGTAEKIGVIAVPEVSIVQLTPDHQFFVVASDGVFEFLRSQIVVNMAAAYTDPRDACAAIAGESYKLWLENENRTDDITIIIVQIKDLSNDVG from the exons ATGGGTTGTGTTCATGGAAAGTGTTGTAGTaaatacccatcatcatcagatGGTGATTCAGATCACCATAGAGAAATGAGGCCTTACATTAACAAACACATTCTTACACAAAGGTCATTGGAGTTAGTTCCTGTTCCATCTCACAACTTTAATTTGCAGTACTCAATCTTAACTCAGCATGGTTATTATCCAGACACAGTTGAGAGGGAAAACCAAGATAGTTTCTGTGTGAAAATACAGGTTCAAGGTAACCCAAATGTTCATTTCTTTGGTGTATTTGATGGACATGGTCAATATGGTGCTCAATGTTCAAACTTTGTCAAGGATAGACTTGTGGAGATATTATCTAATGATCCCACATTGTTGGATGATCCTTTAAAAGCTTATACTTCAGCATTTTTAGCTACAAATTCTGAGTTACATGATAGTGAGATTGATGATACTATGAGTGGTACCACGGCGATAACTGTCCTTGTTGTTGGAGATACTCTTTATGTTGCTAATGTGGGTGATTCAAGAGCTGTGATTGCTCGCAAGGATGGAAATCAAATTTTGGCTGAGGATTTATCCCAGGATCAAACACCATTTAGGAAAGATGAATATGATAGGGTTAAGCTTTGTGGGGCCAGGGTTTTGAGTGTTGATCAAGTGGAAGGTCTTAAAGACCCTAATATTCAAAATTGGGGTGATGAAGAAAGTCAAGGTGGTGATCCTCCAAGGTTGTGGGTTCCGAATGGGATGTATCCGGGTACTGCATTTACAAGGAGTGTAGGAGATGGTACAGCAGAGAAGATTGGTGTGATTGCTGTTCCGGAGGTGTCAATTGTTCAGCTTACACCTGATCATCAATTCTTTGTTGTTGCAAGTGATGGAGTTTTCGAGTTTCTCCGTAGCCAAATTGTTGTCAACATG GCAGCAGCATACACAGATCCCCGGGATGCATGTGCTGCAATTGCTGGAGAATCCTACAAACTATGGTTGGAGAATGAAAATCGGACTGATGATATCAcaatcatcattgtacagatTAAAGACTTGTCTAAT GATGTGGGTTAG
- the LOC18603381 gene encoding SAC3 family protein B, whose translation MSGFGKHSGPTTAPKSANPFQIQRPPPPSSTAPIRPSRGIEPVDRVRPPPAAFENFSPAVRPHQYGGVQRLIESPPRWASGQGLLKDDAAQTHLRPPAVASFIASRISETSVTSKIARFQESKRARSPPSLSVDDTVPRNSSQAILQRPSFSPPMQHNPAKLPATYPNLPAHQDQSVVSSHVGPTGYRKSFVNEVPDMQAPKQARLPRTQPAEEVTPENFLSVRNGSKRPSGSPPRLGTKSNILSSSSDVPIRPRSLPSAHGIVSTAVRNTGLPVSKRTRSPPLIYHDEFLEENSSPIEDGTERELQAKAKRLARFKAELSETVQMSPPDIVDQRLSANRFQQNVEERKKLVGEHSTDSAGDFLNDTALSDFEGMETSSIIIGLCPDMCPESERAERERKGDLDQYERLDGDRNQTSEFLAVKKYTRTAEREASLIRPMPVLRKTIDYLLNLLDQPYDDRFLGIYNFLWDRMRAIRMDLRMQHIFDQGAITMLEQMIRLHIIAMHELCEYTKGEGFSEGFDAHLNIEQMNKTSVELFQMYDDHRKKGINVPTEKEFRGYYALLKLDKHPGYKVEPAELSLDLAKMTPEIRQTPEVLFARNVARACRTGNFVAFFRLARRASYLQACLMHAHFAKLRTQALASLHSSLQNNQGLPVTYVARWLGIEEEDIESLLDYYGFSIKEFEEPYMVKEGPFLNVDSDYPTKCSRLVHLKRSRTIAEDVAVSRELTSLPIRATKESQLGKIYKQRSNAFSSPRRASSVIAVDEEMPDSKVVSSPKDGVQLHSVTETSIGVQQLQRHLKTGASFKPLDFSVSRSSPRSLPAKVAVMEKANNDALFTILPERAITSGTEQMPLQIMSKASLPERSTSGIFDHAVENSKPQSMAIDKVKSLPARSPSGKYDYITKDSVPQTMATNDLKSLSETPSDKYDYALDNLVPQGMAVDDLGDEPPDSHLEIENQETVANNQDKEVAEAKLKLILRLWRRRATKLRELREQRQLAGEAALRSLPLGIPVWQNKNQWSTFGELDFDHVMRERYEKQERSWSRLNVSDVVSGILANRNPDAKCLCWKIILCSPESKQGDQLMQKSQVAHLAAGSWLFSKIMPSTGDNNDDDLAVSSSGLSIWQKWIPSLSGTDLTCCLSVVKDANCGDLNETVSGASAVLFLVSDSIPWKLQKIHLHNLLTSIPPGSCLPLLVLSGSYNVEGSDPSAVIVNELELHDVDKSRVSSFLVVFLVGNQHLEHSNWFFSDEQLRKGLKWLANESPVQPVLSSVKTRELVMSHLSPLLEVLDRMSDHEVGPSHCISVFNEALDWSLGEIAAAVKANPTNWPCSETMLLEDSSDELLAVKLFLPSVGWSSTAKTAPLECALRDCRLPSFPDDISWLRRGSKMGKDIDNHRLLLESCFIGYLTQSSKMMGIPLATKETSVMLQRNTQLELHGLSYYLVPNWVTIFRRIFNWRLMSLSTGACSLAYVLQCHNVAAKLGHLPKLQDEGDTSPYFLSYPSLDEIIEVGCSPLKSPRVGLDPQASQQETVYDIEVQEAATTSTSSIKDKGDSSQKHGLAIADDVACTIRESNSSYSEIVMARTETDRLSQLLEKCNIVQNSIGEKLSIYF comes from the exons ATGTCAGGGTTTGGGAAGCATTCAGGTCCGACAACTGCCCCAAAATCTGCAAACCCATTTCAGATTCAACGTCCTCCTCCTCCTTCATCCACTGCCCCAATAAGACCCTCCAG GGGAATTGAACCTGTAGATAGAGTGCGGCCACCCCCGGCAGCTTTTGAGAACTTCAGTCCTGCTGTGAGACCTCATCAGTATGGTGGAGTCCAAAG GCTCATTGAATCTCCTCCTAGATGGGCTAGTGGGCAGGGTTTGTTAAAAGATGATGCTGCCCAAACTCATCTCAGGCCACCTGCAGTAGCATCATTCATTGCTTCACGTATTTCTGAAACTAGTGTTACATCTAAGATTGCCCGATTTCAAGAGTCAAAGAGAGCTAGATCACCTCCATCATTATCTGTAGATGACACTGTACCAAGAAACTCCAGTCAAGCAATCCTTCAGAG GCCTTCTTTTTCCCCCCCTATGCAGCACAATCCTGCCAAGTTGCCAGCCACTTATCCCAACTTGCCAGCTCATCAGGACCAGTCTGTGGTCTCATCTCATGTAGGTCCCACTGGTTATAGAAAAAGCTTTGTGAATGAAGTGCCTGATATGCAAGCCCCAAAACAAGCCAGGTTACCACGTACACAACCTGCAGAAGAAGTTACCCCGGAGAATTTTCTATCTGTTCGCAATGGCTCTAAAAG GCCTTCTGGATCTCCTCCACGGTTAGGTACCAAGTCAAATATTCTTTCTTCTAGCTCTGATGTCCCAATTCGTCCGAGATCCTTGCCTTCTGCACATGGTATTGTTTctactgcagtgagaaacactGGGCTTCCAGTTTCTAAAAGAACAAGGTCTCCTCCTTTAATTTACCATGATGAATTTCTTGAGGAAAACTCCAGTCCCATTGAAGATGGTACTGAAcg AGAATTGCAAGCCAAAGCAAAGCGATTAGCTCGTTTCAAAGCTGAATTGAGTGAAACTGTTCAGATGAGTCCTCCTGATATTGTAGATCAAAGATTGTCTGCAAATAGATTTCAGCAAAATGTAGAAGAGAGGAAGAAACTTGTTGGGGAACATTCTACAGATTCAGCTGGCGATTTCTTGAATGACACTGCTTTATCTGATTTTGAGGGCATGGAAACATCCAGCATTATCATTGGGTTATGTCCAGATATGTGTCCGG AGTCGGAAAGGGCAGAACGAGAAAGAAAAGGTGATCTTGACCAGTACGAACGCTTGGATGGTGATAGAAATCAAACAAGTGAATTCCTCGCTGTTAAGAAg TACACTAGGACAGCTGAGAGAGAAGCAAGTTTGATACGGCCAATGCCAGTCCTGCGGAAGACAATAGATTATCTACTCAATTTGCTAGATCAGCCGTATGATGACAGGTTTCTTGGAATATATAACTTTCTATGGGATAGGATGAGAGCAATTCGAATGGACCTGAGGATGCAGCACATCTTTGACCAAGGGGCTATTACTATGCTAGAGCAAATG ATAAGGCTTCACATAATTGCCATGCATGAATTATGTGAATATACCAAAGGGGAGGGCTTCTCTGAGGGTTTTGATGCACACCTAAATATTGAACAGATGAACAAAACATCAGTTGAGTTATTCCAAATGTATGATGATCACAGGAAGAAAGGAATTAATGTTCCAACAGAAAAGGAGTTTAGAGGTTATTATGCGCTTCTCAAACTTGACAAGCATCCTGGGTATAAA GTTGAACCTGCTGAGCTCTCATTGGACCTTGCTAAGATGACTCCGGAGATAAGACAAACACCGGAAGTGCTCTTTGCTCGTAACGTAGCTAG GGCTTGCAGAACGGGTAATTTTGTTGCCTTCTTTAGGCTTGCAAGGAGGGCAAGTTACCTACAAGCATGCTTGATGCATGCTCATTTTGCCAAG TTACGAACTCAGGCCCTCGCTTCTCTACACTCCAGTCTCCAGAACAACCAAGGCCTCCCTGTTACCTATGTTGCCAGGTGGCTTGGTATTGAG GAAGAGGACATTGAAAGCCTTCTAGACTACTATGGCTTTTCGATAAAGGAATTTGAAGAGCCATATATGGTGAAGGAAGGTCCATTTCTTAATGTTGACAGTGACTATCCTACCAAGTGTTCAAGACTGGTTCATCTAAAAAGATCAAGAACAATAGCAGAGGATGTTGCAGTTTCTCGTGAACTGACATCCTTGCCCATAAGAGCAACCAAGGAGAGTCAACTCGGTAAAATATATAAGCAAAGGTCAAATGCCTTCTCTTCCCCTAGAAGGGCGAGTTCAGTTATAGCAGTTGATGAAGAAATGCCTGATTCTAAAGTTGTTTCTTCTCCAAAGGATGGTGTGCAACTGCATTCAGTGACTGAGACATCTATAGGTGTTCAACAGCTCCAACGTCATCTCAAGACTGGTGCCTCCTTCAAACCATTGGATTTCTCTGTGTCTCGTAGTTCCCCTAGATCACTGCCAGCAAAAGTTGCAGTTATGGAGAAAGCCAACAATGATGCTCTTTTCACCATATTGCCAGAGAGGGCAATCACTTCTGGCACAGAACAAATGCCATTGCAAATTATGTCCAAAGCATCTCTGCCAGAGAGATCCACTAGTGGTATATTTGATCATGCTGTGGAAAACTCCAAACCTCAAAGTATGGCTATTGATAAAGTAAAATCTCTGCCAGCAAGATCACCTAGTGGcaaatatgattatattacAAAGGACTCAGTACCTCAAACTATGGCTACTAATGACTTAAAATCTCTGTCAGAGACACCAAGTGACAAATATGATTATGCTTTGGACAATTTAGTACCTCAAGGAATGGCTGTTGATGATTTAGGAGATGAACCACCAGATAGTCATCTAGAAATTGAGAATCAGGAAACAGTAGCAAATAATCAAGATAAGGAAGTTGCTGAAGCGAAACTCAAGTTGATCCTAAG GTTGTGGAGACGACGGGCTACAAAACTAAGGGAATTGCGTGAACAGAGGCAGCTGGCAGGTGAAGCTGCACTAAGGTCATTACCATTGGGTATTCCAGTTTGGCAGAACAAAAAT CAATGGAGTACATTTGGCGAGCTTGATTTTGATCATGTCATGAGGGAGAGATATGAAAAACAGGAAAGATCATGGTCAAGGCTGAATGTTTCGGATGTAGTGTCAGGAATATTGGCTAACAGAAACCCAGATGCTAAATGTCTATGctggaaaattattttatgttctCCAGAGAGCAAACAAGGAGACCAGCTGATGCAGAAGAGCCAGGTTGCCCATTTGGCAGCAGGCTCGTGGTTGTTCTCTAAGATCATGCCTTCCACAGGAGAtaataatgatgatgatttagcAGTCTCATCTTCTGGTTTGTCAATATGGCAGAAATGGATTCCTAGCCTATCTGGTACTGATCTAACATGCTGCCTGTCTGTTGTTAAGGATGCAAATTGTGGTGATCTGAATGAGACAGTATCTGGAGCAAGTGCGGTTCTGTTCCTTGTATCTGATAGCATTCCATGGAAGCTCCAAAAGATCCACCTTCATAACCTTCTAACATCAATTCCTCCTGGTTCGTGCTTACCTCTTCTGGTCTTAAGTGGCTCTTACAATGTAGAAGGTTCAGATCCTTCTGCAGTTATAGTTAACGAATTGGAGCTGCATGACGTTGATAAATCACGAGTAAGCAGCTTTTTGGTTGTTTTCCTTGTTGGTAACCAACATCTGGAACACTCAAATTGGTTTTTCAGTGATGAACAGTTAAGGAAAGGACTGAAATGGCTGGCCAATGAATCACCTGTACAACCTGTTCTTAGTAGTGTGAAGACACGTGAACTTGTAATGTCTCACTTGAGTCCTTTGTTGGAGGTGTTGGATAGGATGAGTGATCATGAAGTAGGTCCAAGTCACTGCATCTCAGTCTTCAACGAAGCATTGGATTGGTCATTGGGAGAAATTGCTGCTGCTGTTAAAGCAAATCCTACCAACTGGCCTTGTTCTGAGACCATGCTGCTGGAAGATTCAAGTGATGAGCTTTTAGCAGTGAAGTTGTTCTTGCCAAGTGTGGGATGGAGCTCAACAGCAAAAACTGCACCACTTGAATGTGCATTGAGAGATTGTAGACTGCCCAGTTTTCCTGATGATATCTCATGGTTGCGAAGAGGTTCCAAGATGGGGAAAGATATTGATAACCACAGATTACTACTTGAAAGTTGCTTCATAGGATACCTAACACAATCAAGCAAGATGATGGGAATTCCACTAGCTACAAAAGAGACGTCTGTAATGCTACAAAGAAACACACAGCTTGAGCTGCACGGCTTGAGCTACTATCTAGTGCCTAACTGGGTCACCATTTTCCGAAGGATTTTCAATTGGCGGTTAATGAGTTTATCAACCGGGGCCTGCTCTTTGGCTTATGTTTTGCAGTGTCATAATGTTGCTGCGAAGTTGGGACATTTACCTAAGTTACAGGATGAAGGTGACACTTCACCTTATTTTTTGAGCTATCCATCTCTAGACGAAATAATCGAAGTTGGCTGCAGCCCCCTCAAGTCTCCGAGGGTTGGCTTGGATCCACAAGCTTCTCAACAAGAGACAGTCTACGACATTGAAGTTCAGGAGGCTGCTACGACAAGTACCTCCTCCATAAAGGATAAAGGAGATTCTTCACAGAAGCATGGATTGGCTATTGCAGATGATGTTGCTTGTACGATCAGAGAATCAAATAGCAGTTACAGTGAAATAGTGATGGCTAGAACAGAAACGGATAGATTAAGCCAGTTGCTGGAGAAATGTAACATAGTACAGAATAGTATAGGTGAGAAGCTATCAATATACTTCTGA
- the LOC18603382 gene encoding peptide methionine sulfoxide reductase B5, with product MSASSGSVQKTEEEWRAILSPEQFRILRQKGTEMRGTGEYGKFFDEGVYNCAGCGQPLYKSTTKFDSGCGWPAFYEGFPGAINRSPDPDERRTEITCAACGGHLGHVFKGEGFSVPTDERHCVNSVAIKFVPANSAPPCEEKVVSA from the exons ATGAGCGCATCATCAGGTTCTGTTCAGAAAACAGAGGAAGAATGGCGGGCAATTCTGTCTCCGGAGCAGTTCCGGATTCTGCGCCAGAAAGGAACCga GATGCGAGGAACTGGAGAATATGGCAAATTTTTTGATGAAGGGGTTTATAATTGTGCCGGTTGTGGGCAACCGCTTTACAAGTCCACAACCAAATTTGACTCTGGCTGTGGTTGGCCTGCTTTCTATGAGGGTTTCCCTGGGGCCATAAACCGCTCT CCTGATCCTGATGAGAGAAGAACTGAGATTACTTGTGCAGCTTGTGGGGGGCACTTGGGTCATGTTTTTAAAGGGGAGGGGTTCTCAGTGCCAACAGATGAACGCCACTGTGTCAACAGTGTTGCGATCAAGTTTGTTCCTGCTAATTCTGCTCCTCCCTGTGAGGAAAAAGTTGTTTCAGCATAA